From Bosea sp. NBC_00550, the proteins below share one genomic window:
- a CDS encoding threonine aldolase family protein: MDFFSDNTAAASPRVMAALAAANAGSASSYGKDDWTSRVEERFAAIFEREVAVFLVLTGTAANALALASIVRPWGAVITHEEAHVVEDECGAPEFFTDGAKLVDLPGVGAKLRPETVTEALSHLRAGDFHQVQAQALTITQATECGTVYTPAEVRALKEAITPRGLKLHMDGARFANALVTLGCSPAEITWKAGVDVLSFGGTKNGAFAAEAVIFFDPAHAEEMKWRRKRAGQTLSKGRFLGAQFEGLLADDHWLDLARHANAQAKRLAESVAQGSEARLAWPCQSNEVFLVLPPAVQERLKAAGIGYYDWSARSLPPEAPLQDGEIVGRFVMSFATEPDHVERLITAIAG, from the coding sequence ATGGATTTCTTCAGCGACAACACCGCCGCCGCCAGCCCCCGCGTCATGGCCGCCCTCGCCGCCGCCAATGCGGGCTCCGCCTCCTCCTACGGCAAGGATGACTGGACCAGTCGCGTCGAGGAGCGCTTTGCCGCGATCTTCGAGCGCGAGGTCGCCGTCTTCCTCGTGCTGACCGGCACGGCCGCGAATGCGCTGGCGCTGGCCAGCATCGTCCGGCCCTGGGGGGCAGTCATCACCCATGAGGAGGCCCATGTCGTCGAGGACGAATGCGGCGCCCCCGAATTCTTCACGGACGGCGCCAAGCTCGTCGACCTGCCCGGCGTGGGCGCCAAGCTGCGGCCGGAGACCGTGACCGAGGCGCTCTCCCATCTGCGCGCCGGCGATTTCCACCAGGTCCAGGCCCAGGCGCTGACGATCACCCAGGCCACCGAATGCGGGACCGTCTACACGCCGGCCGAAGTGCGGGCGTTGAAGGAGGCGATCACGCCGCGCGGCCTCAAGCTGCATATGGATGGCGCCCGCTTCGCCAATGCGCTGGTGACCCTCGGCTGCTCGCCGGCCGAGATCACCTGGAAGGCCGGCGTCGACGTCCTCTCCTTCGGCGGCACCAAGAACGGCGCGTTCGCGGCGGAGGCCGTGATCTTCTTCGACCCGGCCCATGCCGAGGAGATGAAATGGCGCCGCAAGCGCGCCGGGCAGACCCTGTCGAAGGGCCGCTTCCTCGGCGCCCAGTTCGAGGGGCTGCTCGCCGACGACCACTGGCTCGACCTTGCCCGCCATGCCAACGCCCAGGCGAAGCGGCTGGCGGAATCGGTGGCGCAGGGCAGCGAGGCACGCCTCGCCTGGCCCTGCCAGTCGAACGAGGTGTTCCTCGTCCTGCCGCCTGCCGTCCAGGAGCGATTGAAGGCGGCCGGCATCGGCTATTACGACTGGTCGGCCCGTTCGCTGCCGCCGGAGGCGCCTCTGCAGGATGGCGAGATCGTCGGCCGCTTCGTCATGTCCTTCGCGACAGAGCCCGACCATGTCGAACGCCTGATCACCGCAATTGCCGGTTGA
- a CDS encoding Hsp20 family protein, giving the protein MRHFDLSPLYRSTVGFDRLFSLLDQATSNDAAPTYPPYNIERTAENAYRITIAVAGFGEGDLAIESKENTLSVKGEKQVGEGAEKREVLHQGIAARAFERRFQLADYVQVTGASLENGLLHIDLVREIPEAKKPRQIPIGGGSAKVLEAKVAKAA; this is encoded by the coding sequence ATGCGTCATTTCGATCTTTCCCCGCTCTATCGCTCGACCGTCGGCTTCGACCGCCTGTTCTCTCTGCTCGACCAGGCGACGAGCAACGACGCGGCGCCGACCTATCCGCCCTATAATATCGAGCGGACCGCCGAAAACGCCTACCGCATCACCATCGCGGTCGCGGGTTTCGGTGAGGGCGACCTCGCCATCGAGTCGAAGGAGAACACGCTTTCCGTCAAGGGCGAGAAGCAGGTCGGCGAGGGTGCCGAGAAGCGCGAGGTCCTGCATCAGGGCATCGCCGCTCGCGCCTTCGAGCGCCGCTTCCAGCTTGCCGATTATGTGCAGGTGACCGGGGCCAGCCTCGAGAACGGCCTGCTGCATATCGACCTCGTGCGCGAGATCCCCGAGGCCAAGAAGCCCCGCCAGATTCCGATCGGCGGCGGTTCGGCCAAGGTGCTCGAAGCCAAGGTCGCCAAGGCGGCGTAA
- a CDS encoding alpha/beta fold hydrolase, translating into MAEAVLFAHPGYPVPGHGRVWFATTRDGASLRFASWRPTVKPVRGTVVLIQGRAEFIERYSEAVAELRRRGFHVLTFDWRGQGGSQRFVRRERKGHIGHLKHYEADLALAMAEMQAKFPPPYFVLAHSMGAAICLDAARFGALPVSRMVALAPMLGLTMIAHPVRASRLASLLFWLGFGRAFIPGGGDTAIATKPFEGNRLTSDAIRYARNSALSAEARHLSIGDPTIAWVRTAFRLMARLNAPSAALEVKVPTLIVAAGQDPVVSTPAIERFAARLKTGSALVLPTARHEILMENDAIRAQFWAAFDAFIPGEDQAAPASAGEPRESSLMQRLAAGGEDAPATGGAAAIP; encoded by the coding sequence ATGGCCGAGGCCGTTCTTTTCGCCCATCCCGGCTACCCCGTGCCGGGCCATGGCAGGGTGTGGTTCGCGACGACGCGGGACGGCGCGAGCTTGCGGTTCGCGAGTTGGCGCCCGACCGTCAAGCCGGTGCGCGGCACCGTCGTGCTTATCCAGGGCCGGGCCGAATTCATCGAGCGCTATAGCGAGGCCGTCGCCGAACTGCGCCGCCGCGGCTTCCATGTCCTCACCTTCGACTGGCGCGGCCAGGGCGGCTCGCAGCGCTTCGTCCGGCGCGAGCGCAAGGGGCACATCGGGCATCTCAAGCACTACGAGGCCGACCTCGCTTTGGCGATGGCCGAAATGCAGGCGAAGTTCCCGCCGCCCTATTTCGTGCTCGCCCATTCGATGGGTGCCGCGATCTGCCTCGATGCCGCCCGCTTCGGGGCCCTGCCGGTATCTCGCATGGTCGCGCTGGCGCCGATGCTCGGGCTCACCATGATCGCGCATCCGGTCCGGGCGAGCCGCCTCGCGAGCCTGCTGTTCTGGCTCGGCTTCGGCCGCGCCTTCATTCCCGGCGGCGGCGACACTGCGATCGCGACGAAGCCCTTCGAAGGCAACCGGCTGACGAGCGACGCCATCCGCTACGCCCGTAACAGCGCGCTCTCGGCCGAGGCGCGCCATCTCAGCATCGGCGACCCGACCATTGCCTGGGTCCGGACCGCATTCCGCCTCATGGCCCGCCTCAACGCGCCTTCGGCCGCGCTGGAGGTCAAAGTGCCCACGCTGATCGTCGCCGCCGGTCAGGACCCGGTGGTCTCGACGCCGGCGATCGAGCGCTTCGCGGCGCGCCTGAAGACCGGCTCGGCATTGGTCCTGCCGACGGCGCGCCATGAGATCCTGATGGAGAACGACGCGATTCGTGCCCAGTTCTGGGCCGCCTTCGACGCCTTCATTCCCGGCGAAGACCAGGCGGCGCCCGCCTCAGCCGGCGAGCCGCGCGAGAGCAGCCTCATGCAGCGCCTTGCTGCCGGCGGCGAGGATGCGCCCGCCACTGGCGGCGCTGCCGCCATCCCATGA
- the hisN gene encoding histidinol-phosphatase produces MSAVDFGAFVAELATQSGRAILPFFRAHHATEDKSQGGVFDPVTEADRAGESVMRHLIKRQFPEHGVLGEEFGSENTEAEYVWVLDPIDGTRAFISGIPVWGTLIGLTRAGVPVYGMMHQPFSGERYSGDGREARYEGPGGPKKLRTRPVADLAAATLMTTSPALFKDEEAKAFARVESGVRLSRYGCDCYAYCMLAAGHVDLVIESGLKPYDIVALIPIVEGAGGIVTSWDGGSAASGGRILAAGSKALHEAALARLAG; encoded by the coding sequence ATGAGCGCAGTCGATTTCGGCGCTTTCGTCGCGGAACTGGCGACGCAGTCGGGGCGGGCCATACTGCCGTTCTTCCGCGCGCATCACGCGACCGAGGACAAGTCGCAGGGCGGCGTGTTCGACCCGGTGACCGAGGCCGACCGCGCCGGCGAATCGGTGATGCGCCATCTGATCAAGCGGCAGTTCCCCGAGCATGGCGTGCTCGGCGAGGAGTTCGGCAGCGAAAACACCGAGGCCGAGTATGTCTGGGTGCTCGACCCGATCGACGGGACGCGCGCCTTCATCTCGGGGATTCCGGTCTGGGGCACGTTGATCGGCCTGACGCGCGCGGGCGTCCCGGTCTACGGCATGATGCACCAGCCCTTCTCGGGCGAGCGCTATTCCGGGGACGGGCGCGAGGCGCGCTACGAGGGGCCGGGCGGGCCGAAGAAGCTGCGCACGCGGCCTGTGGCCGATCTCGCCGCCGCGACGCTGATGACGACCTCTCCGGCGTTGTTCAAGGATGAGGAGGCCAAGGCCTTCGCCCGCGTCGAAAGCGGGGTCAGGCTCTCTCGCTATGGCTGCGACTGCTATGCCTATTGCATGCTGGCCGCCGGCCATGTCGATCTGGTGATCGAGAGCGGTCTCAAGCCCTATGACATCGTCGCGCTGATCCCGATCGTCGAGGGCGCGGGCGGCATCGTCACCTCATGGGATGGCGGCAGCGCCGCCAGTGGCGGGCGCATCCTCGCCGCCGGCAGCAAGGCGCTGCATGAGGCTGCTCTCGCGCGGCTCGCCGGCTGA
- a CDS encoding N-formylglutamate amidohydrolase → MSFSSAPFPPGPDDVVAEIERPFSLYQPALQVVPVVVDVPHAGRRYPRSFVEAARLPLRSLRRSEDAFVDRLFGQSVALGAPLLVAEFPRAYLDVNREPYELDPRMFEGRLPPFANTRSMRVAGGLGTIPRIVGDAQEIYFGRIPIQEGLARIDELYRPYHAGLRSLVQRTQGVFGTCILVDAHSMPSAGLDRDGLSKSDIILGDRFGTSAAGYIIDIAEQAFTRLGFSVTRNRPYAGGFITEHYGAPAAGVHALQIEVNRSLYMNEATLEPHSGFAAVEQAIASAMADCFARWSGWLDDWREAAE, encoded by the coding sequence ATGAGCTTCTCCTCCGCCCCCTTTCCGCCCGGCCCCGACGATGTCGTCGCCGAGATCGAGCGGCCGTTCAGCCTGTACCAGCCAGCCCTCCAGGTCGTGCCGGTCGTGGTCGACGTGCCGCATGCGGGGCGCCGCTATCCGCGAAGCTTCGTCGAGGCGGCGCGGCTGCCGCTGCGCAGCCTGCGGCGCTCGGAGGATGCCTTCGTCGACCGGCTGTTCGGGCAGAGCGTGGCGCTGGGCGCGCCGCTGCTGGTGGCGGAGTTCCCGCGCGCCTATCTCGACGTCAACCGCGAGCCCTATGAGCTCGACCCGCGCATGTTCGAAGGCCGTCTGCCGCCCTTCGCCAATACGCGCTCGATGCGCGTCGCGGGTGGGCTCGGCACCATCCCCCGCATCGTCGGCGATGCGCAGGAGATCTATTTCGGGCGGATCCCGATTCAGGAGGGGCTCGCGCGGATCGACGAGCTCTACCGGCCCTATCATGCCGGGCTTCGCAGCCTGGTCCAGCGCACGCAGGGCGTGTTCGGCACCTGCATCCTCGTCGATGCCCATTCGATGCCCTCGGCCGGGCTCGACCGGGACGGGCTGTCGAAATCCGACATCATCCTAGGCGATCGCTTCGGCACCAGCGCCGCCGGCTACATCATCGACATCGCCGAGCAGGCCTTCACCCGGCTCGGTTTCAGCGTCACCCGCAACAGGCCCTATGCCGGCGGCTTCATCACCGAGCATTACGGGGCTCCGGCGGCTGGCGTTCATGCGCTGCAGATCGAGGTGAACCGGTCGCTCTACATGAACGAGGCGACTCTGGAGCCGCATTCCGGCTTCGCCGCAGTCGAGCAGGCGATCGCGAGCGCGATGGCCGATTGCTTCGCGCGCTGGAGCGGATGGCTCGACGACTGGCGCGAGGCTGCCGAATAG
- the cpdR gene encoding cell cycle two-component system response regulator CpdR encodes MTKILLAEDDNDMRRFLVKALQNAGYDVASFDNGLSAYNRLREEPFELLLTDIVMPEMDGIELARRATELDPDIKVMFITGFAAVALNPDSQTPKDAKVLSKPFHLRELVNEVEKLLAA; translated from the coding sequence ATGACGAAGATATTGCTCGCGGAAGACGACAACGACATGCGTCGCTTCCTGGTCAAGGCCCTGCAGAATGCGGGCTACGACGTCGCTTCCTTCGATAACGGCCTCTCGGCCTATAACCGGCTCCGCGAGGAGCCGTTCGAGCTGCTGTTGACCGACATCGTCATGCCCGAGATGGACGGCATCGAGCTGGCACGCCGCGCCACCGAGCTCGACCCCGACATCAAGGTGATGTTCATCACCGGCTTCGCGGCCGTCGCGCTCAACCCCGATTCGCAGACGCCGAAGGATGCGAAGGTGCTCTCCAAGCCGTTCCACCTGCGCGAGCTCGTCAACGAAGTCGAGAAGCTGTTGGCCGCCTGA
- a CDS encoding LysR family transcriptional regulator, with the protein MAITLRQIQAFLAVTEQGTFTKAAERLHMAQPALSQLVRDLERELGIRVLDRTTRRVELTEGGREFHGAALKIVQDLDTAVQNANGLAERRRGRIVVAVPPLLAAVIMPPTIVALQEKYPGLQVVIIDARNDLVVEAVRFGKADCGVGTFSALEDNIERTPLARDSLMLFCARGSGFAERESVLWRDLADEPLITLTRDSGIRLLVEVGYESAEITLKPAHEVAQITTALAFVEAGLGIAVLPTYARAVAPATVIARPLAEPSIARDIVMIRPSGRSVSPALSAFETLLRRFVRQLAPSEEN; encoded by the coding sequence ATGGCGATCACGCTGCGCCAGATTCAGGCCTTCCTCGCCGTGACCGAGCAAGGCACCTTTACCAAGGCGGCGGAACGGCTGCACATGGCCCAGCCGGCGCTTTCCCAGCTCGTGCGCGACCTCGAGCGCGAGCTGGGCATCCGCGTGCTCGATCGCACGACCCGGCGCGTCGAGCTGACCGAGGGCGGGCGCGAATTCCACGGCGCGGCGCTGAAGATCGTGCAGGACCTCGACACGGCCGTGCAGAACGCCAACGGGCTGGCGGAGCGCCGGCGCGGGCGCATCGTGGTCGCGGTGCCGCCGCTGCTCGCGGCCGTGATCATGCCGCCGACGATCGTCGCGCTGCAGGAGAAATACCCCGGCCTTCAGGTCGTGATCATCGATGCCCGCAACGATCTCGTCGTCGAAGCGGTGCGATTCGGGAAGGCGGATTGCGGCGTCGGGACCTTCTCCGCGCTGGAGGATAATATCGAGCGCACGCCGCTCGCCCGCGACAGCCTGATGCTGTTCTGCGCGCGGGGCAGTGGCTTCGCGGAGCGGGAATCGGTGCTCTGGCGCGATCTCGCCGACGAGCCCCTGATCACGCTGACTCGAGACAGCGGCATCCGCCTGCTGGTCGAGGTCGGCTATGAAAGCGCCGAAATCACCCTGAAGCCGGCCCATGAGGTCGCGCAGATCACCACGGCGCTGGCGTTCGTCGAGGCCGGGCTTGGGATCGCGGTGCTCCCGACCTATGCGAGGGCCGTCGCGCCGGCGACGGTCATAGCGCGGCCATTGGCAGAACCCTCGATCGCCCGGGACATCGTCATGATCCGGCCGAGCGGGCGCTCGGTCTCGCCGGCGCTCTCGGCCTTCGAGACGCTGCTGCGCCGCTTCGTACGACAGCTGGCGCCGAGCGAGGAGAACTGA
- a CDS encoding dihydrodipicolinate synthase family protein — protein MKYAKKDAKAYARAHMKGIWAAALTPFTPSLAIDEDGFRENIRHWLDDLKIDGLFIAGKQGEFFSMSIEERKRNFELAVEASAGRGQTIMSCSDQNMDVVIDLAKHAQKVGADYIVVHAPILHFFKAQDETVYEYYRTIAEKVDIGIALWSHPDSGYLLSPQLCNRLADIENVVAIKYSVPRPMYAELTRMAGDRILVSTASEEEWLDNILELGWQLYLCSSPPYLIQTANDLRMREYTDLAFRGEADKARALRDSLNPVREALRGTRPAEKPHSHQKYWQELLGQVGGRVRPPMLELTEAEKAATRAAFESCGLKPGRAPLAKAS, from the coding sequence ATGAAATACGCGAAGAAGGACGCCAAGGCCTATGCCCGCGCCCATATGAAGGGCATCTGGGCGGCCGCGCTCACCCCCTTCACCCCCTCGCTCGCGATCGACGAGGACGGCTTCCGGGAGAACATCCGTCACTGGCTCGACGATCTGAAGATCGACGGGCTGTTCATCGCCGGCAAGCAGGGCGAGTTCTTCTCGATGTCGATCGAGGAGCGCAAGCGCAACTTCGAGCTGGCGGTGGAGGCATCGGCCGGGCGCGGCCAGACCATCATGTCCTGCTCGGACCAGAACATGGACGTGGTGATCGACCTCGCGAAACACGCCCAGAAGGTCGGCGCCGACTACATCGTCGTGCACGCGCCCATCCTGCATTTCTTCAAGGCGCAGGACGAGACGGTCTACGAGTACTACCGGACCATTGCCGAGAAGGTCGATATCGGCATCGCGCTCTGGAGCCATCCGGACTCGGGCTATCTGCTCTCGCCGCAGCTCTGCAATCGCCTCGCCGACATCGAGAACGTCGTCGCGATCAAGTACAGCGTGCCGCGCCCGATGTATGCCGAGCTCACCCGGATGGCCGGCGACCGCATCCTGGTCAGCACCGCCTCCGAGGAGGAATGGCTCGACAACATCCTCGAGCTCGGCTGGCAGCTCTATCTCTGCTCCTCGCCGCCCTACCTGATCCAGACGGCGAACGATTTGCGCATGCGCGAATACACCGATCTCGCCTTCCGCGGCGAGGCCGACAAGGCGCGCGCGCTGCGCGACAGCCTGAACCCGGTGCGCGAGGCGCTGCGCGGCACACGGCCCGCCGAGAAGCCCCATTCCCACCAGAAATACTGGCAGGAGCTGCTCGGCCAGGTCGGCGGGCGGGTCCGGCCGCCGATGCTGGAGCTGACCGAGGCCGAGAAGGCCGCGACGCGCGCCGCCTTCGAAAGCTGCGGCCTGAAGCCCGGCCGCGCCCCGCTCGCCAAGGCCAGCTGA
- a CDS encoding 3-hydroxyanthranilate 3,4-dioxygenase has product MATEGRLKAFNFNKWIEEHKHLLKPPVGNQQVWTDSDLMVTVVGGPNRRTDYHDDPVEEFFYQLKGDMMLKVVDDGKHYDVTIREGEIFLLPPHVRHSPQRPQEGSIGLVIEPKRPEGWLDAFEWYCFECQGLVHRVEVDLVSIVDDLPPLYREFYGNEQARTCPHCGTLHPGKEPPAGWVCL; this is encoded by the coding sequence ATGGCGACCGAAGGACGGCTGAAGGCCTTCAACTTCAACAAGTGGATCGAGGAGCACAAGCACCTGCTCAAGCCCCCGGTCGGCAACCAGCAGGTCTGGACCGATTCCGACCTGATGGTGACCGTGGTCGGCGGCCCGAACCGGCGCACAGACTATCATGACGACCCGGTCGAAGAGTTCTTCTACCAGCTCAAGGGCGACATGATGCTGAAGGTCGTCGACGACGGGAAGCATTATGACGTGACGATCCGCGAGGGCGAGATCTTCCTGCTGCCGCCGCATGTGCGCCACTCGCCGCAGCGCCCGCAGGAAGGCTCGATCGGCCTCGTCATCGAGCCGAAGCGTCCGGAAGGCTGGCTCGACGCCTTCGAATGGTACTGCTTCGAGTGCCAGGGCCTCGTCCATCGTGTGGAGGTCGACCTCGTCAGCATCGTCGACGACCTGCCGCCGCTCTACCGTGAGTTCTATGGCAACGAGCAGGCCCGTACCTGCCCGCATTGCGGCACCCTGCATCCGGGCAAGGAGCCGCCTGCCGGCTGGGTCTGCCTCTGA
- a CDS encoding MBL fold metallo-hydrolase gives MAEVTRLRLPELSATADLLSIGSTRIYRVADIEGIGWPAKAMFGSLTQADLAAAAARLPESAVDAANATLDLSFNSYVIARPGLTVLIDAGIGNDKERPDRPAWHRRSGRFLDVLTALGFPPDSIDLVVNTHLHADHVGWNTVHDGQRWRPTFARARYVAPRAELDHWSALHDADPSGATLHGAFADSVLPLVEAGVLTAVETPAEIAPGLSLEPAPGHSPGMTIVRLKTEENDVCFLADLIHHPIQLIISGLNSNFCGNPSEALSMRDRILRRCAGEHVIVAPYHFAPPSFGRVEETGSEVSFRYLPVSRDQVVLTVDKPGKL, from the coding sequence ATGGCCGAGGTGACGCGCCTGCGACTTCCCGAGCTCTCTGCCACGGCTGACCTGCTGAGCATCGGTTCGACCCGAATCTATCGGGTCGCCGACATCGAGGGCATCGGTTGGCCGGCGAAGGCGATGTTCGGCTCGCTGACGCAGGCCGATCTGGCGGCGGCCGCCGCGCGATTGCCCGAAAGCGCCGTCGATGCCGCGAACGCGACTCTCGATCTCAGCTTCAACAGCTATGTGATCGCCCGGCCGGGCCTGACCGTCCTGATCGATGCGGGCATCGGCAATGACAAGGAACGGCCCGATCGCCCGGCATGGCATCGCCGCTCCGGGCGCTTCCTCGACGTCCTGACGGCGCTGGGCTTTCCTCCCGACAGCATCGATCTCGTCGTCAATACCCATCTCCACGCCGATCATGTCGGGTGGAACACGGTCCATGACGGGCAGCGCTGGCGGCCGACATTCGCGAGGGCGCGCTATGTGGCCCCCCGCGCCGAGCTCGATCACTGGTCGGCGCTCCACGACGCCGACCCGTCCGGCGCCACCCTGCACGGAGCCTTCGCGGACAGCGTCCTGCCGCTGGTCGAGGCGGGCGTCCTCACTGCCGTCGAGACGCCGGCGGAGATCGCGCCCGGCTTGTCTCTCGAGCCCGCGCCCGGCCACTCGCCGGGAATGACCATCGTCAGACTGAAGACGGAGGAGAACGATGTTTGTTTTCTGGCCGATCTCATCCATCATCCGATCCAGCTGATCATTTCCGGGCTGAACTCGAATTTCTGCGGAAACCCCTCCGAAGCGCTGTCGATGCGTGACCGCATCCTGCGTCGTTGCGCGGGGGAACATGTGATAGTCGCGCCCTATCATTTTGCTCCGCCGTCCTTCGGCAGGGTCGAAGAGACGGGAAGCGAGGTATCGTTTCGTTACCTTCCGGTATCGCGGGATCAGGTTGTCCTCACCGTGGACAAGCCGGGGAAATTATGA
- a CDS encoding ABC transporter substrate-binding protein yields the protein MLKHTKTGLAASFGLASLLLASTAFAQQPVKIGMITTLSGPGGYLGQDIRDAFKLAIDMEGGKLGGVPVELVVEDDALKPGQGKQIAEKMLKTDGIKIMTGIVFSNVAGATVPDIVDSGALYVSPNAAPSNFAGKECNENYFVVAWQNDSLHESAGQYATNLGYKKAFILAPNYQAGKDALTGFKRLFKGEVVGEVYTRLDQTDFAPEMAQIRSANPDVVFQFHPGGLGIAFLRQYQQAGLLGKVPMVLAEPSLDATTLKAVGDAAVGLNVTAHWNTDFDNAANKKFVEAWTKAYNRVPTYYASQGYDTALAIASALKATSGKTDVAALRTALAKADFQSVRGAFKFGKNQHPIQNWYALKVEKGADGTPILKTVDKVLSDHGDVYAKDCKL from the coding sequence ATGCTCAAACACACGAAGACAGGACTGGCCGCCTCGTTCGGCCTGGCATCGCTGCTGCTGGCCTCCACCGCCTTCGCCCAGCAGCCGGTCAAGATCGGCATGATCACCACGCTTTCGGGTCCCGGCGGCTATCTCGGCCAGGACATCCGCGACGCGTTCAAGCTCGCCATCGACATGGAGGGCGGCAAGCTCGGCGGCGTGCCGGTCGAGCTCGTCGTCGAGGATGACGCGCTGAAGCCCGGCCAGGGCAAGCAGATCGCCGAGAAGATGCTGAAGACCGACGGCATCAAGATCATGACCGGCATCGTCTTCTCGAACGTCGCTGGCGCGACCGTGCCCGACATCGTCGATTCCGGCGCGCTCTATGTCAGCCCCAACGCAGCGCCCTCGAACTTCGCCGGCAAGGAGTGCAACGAGAACTACTTCGTCGTCGCCTGGCAGAACGACAGCCTGCATGAGAGCGCCGGGCAATACGCCACCAATCTCGGCTACAAGAAGGCCTTCATCCTCGCCCCGAACTACCAGGCCGGCAAGGATGCGCTCACCGGCTTCAAGCGCCTGTTCAAGGGCGAGGTCGTCGGCGAGGTCTATACCCGCCTCGACCAGACCGACTTCGCACCCGAGATGGCGCAGATCCGTTCGGCCAATCCCGACGTCGTCTTCCAGTTCCATCCGGGCGGCCTCGGCATCGCCTTCCTGCGCCAGTACCAGCAGGCCGGCCTGCTCGGTAAGGTGCCGATGGTGCTGGCCGAGCCCTCGCTCGATGCCACCACGCTGAAGGCCGTCGGCGACGCCGCCGTCGGGCTCAACGTCACCGCCCACTGGAACACCGACTTCGACAACGCGGCGAACAAGAAGTTCGTGGAAGCCTGGACCAAGGCCTACAACCGCGTGCCGACCTATTATGCCAGCCAGGGCTACGACACCGCGCTCGCCATCGCCTCGGCGCTGAAGGCGACGAGCGGCAAGACCGATGTCGCGGCGCTCCGCACTGCCCTCGCCAAGGCCGATTTCCAGTCGGTGCGCGGCGCCTTCAAGTTCGGCAAGAACCAGCATCCGATCCAGAACTGGTACGCGCTTAAGGTCGAGAAGGGTGCGGACGGCACGCCGATCCTGAAGACGGTCGACAAGGTCCTGAGCGACCATGGCGACGTCTACGCCAAAGACTGCAAGCTCTGA
- a CDS encoding branched-chain amino acid ABC transporter permease gives MTLVLEQLLNGLQFGVMLFLLAAGLTLIFGIMGVINLAHGSLYMVGAYAAAFAAAQTGSFLLAVLAGLAAAAIIGMVMEVVVLRRLYARDHLDQVLATFALILIFNQSVTILFGRQPLFVSVSPALNGSVQLLPGLIYPVYRLAIIAVGLLVALGLYLLINRTRVGMLVRAGATHREMVRALGVDIRLLYTAVFGLGALLAGLAGLMAGPILAVQVGMGEQILIMTFVVVVIGGVGSIRGAFFGALIVGLVDTSLRAFMPGLLRHVMAGSEADALGAGLASMGIYLLMAIVLLVRPKGLFPAHV, from the coding sequence ATGACGCTCGTTCTCGAACAATTGCTCAACGGCCTGCAGTTCGGCGTGATGCTGTTCCTGCTCGCGGCCGGGCTGACGCTGATCTTCGGCATCATGGGCGTGATCAACCTCGCCCATGGCTCGCTTTACATGGTCGGCGCCTATGCCGCCGCCTTCGCCGCGGCGCAGACCGGCTCGTTCCTGCTCGCGGTGCTGGCCGGCCTCGCCGCCGCTGCGATCATCGGCATGGTGATGGAGGTGGTCGTGCTGCGCCGGCTCTATGCGCGGGACCATCTCGACCAGGTGCTGGCGACATTCGCGCTGATCCTGATCTTCAACCAGAGCGTGACGATCCTGTTCGGCCGCCAGCCGCTCTTCGTCTCGGTGTCCCCGGCGCTCAACGGCTCGGTCCAGCTCCTGCCCGGCCTGATCTATCCGGTCTATCGGCTGGCCATCATCGCGGTCGGCCTCCTCGTCGCGCTCGGGCTCTACCTGCTGATCAACCGCACCCGCGTCGGCATGCTCGTGCGCGCCGGCGCCACTCATCGCGAGATGGTCCGCGCGCTAGGTGTCGATATCCGCCTGCTCTACACCGCCGTCTTCGGGCTCGGCGCCCTGCTCGCCGGCCTCGCCGGGCTGATGGCGGGGCCGATCCTGGCCGTGCAGGTCGGCATGGGCGAGCAGATCCTGATCATGACCTTCGTGGTGGTGGTGATCGGCGGCGTCGGCTCGATCCGCGGCGCCTTCTTCGGCGCGCTGATCGTCGGCCTCGTCGACACCTCGCTGCGCGCTTTCATGCCGGGCCTGCTGCGCCATGTCATGGCCGGCTCGGAAGCCGACGCGCTCGGCGCCGGCCTCGCCTCAATGGGCATCTACCTGCTCATGGCGATCGTGCTGCTCGTGCGGCCCAAGGGACTGTTCCCCGCCCATGTCTGA